A window of Ruania suaedae contains these coding sequences:
- a CDS encoding alpha/beta hydrolase family protein, with translation MSQRIEDVEEALIDTAHGIARVHHHPAASPWAALVLGHGAGGGVGAADLQAATSAALTAGVSVALCEQPYRVAGRRAPAPAAQLDAAFGQVVAEARRRWWPELPVLTGGRSSGARVACRTADDAGASGVICLAFPLHPPGKAGDPSKSRLPELDGADVPVLVIQGESDPFGMPPEAPGRTLVRLRGNHSLTSDLPGVRDAVGAWLAERKVALRRGGR, from the coding sequence GTGAGTCAGCGGATCGAGGACGTCGAGGAAGCACTGATCGACACGGCCCACGGGATCGCCCGGGTGCACCACCACCCGGCCGCGAGCCCGTGGGCCGCTCTCGTGCTCGGGCACGGCGCCGGGGGTGGGGTGGGCGCGGCGGACCTGCAGGCCGCGACCTCGGCAGCGCTGACCGCCGGCGTCAGCGTGGCGCTGTGCGAGCAGCCCTACCGGGTCGCGGGGCGGCGTGCGCCGGCCCCCGCGGCCCAGCTCGACGCAGCCTTCGGGCAGGTCGTCGCCGAGGCCCGGCGCCGCTGGTGGCCGGAGCTCCCGGTGCTGACCGGGGGTCGCTCCTCCGGCGCGCGGGTGGCCTGCCGCACCGCCGACGACGCCGGAGCCTCCGGGGTCATCTGCCTCGCCTTTCCGCTCCATCCCCCGGGCAAGGCCGGTGACCCGTCGAAGTCACGGCTTCCCGAGCTCGACGGCGCGGATGTGCCGGTGCTGGTGATCCAGGGTGAGAGCGACCCGTTCGGCATGCCGCCCGAGGCGCCGGGGAGGACGCTGGTACGCCTGCGGGGGAACCACTCACTGACGAGCGACCTCCCCGGGGTGCGGGACGCCGTCGGGGCGTGGCTCGCGGAGCGCAAAGTGGCCCTCAGGCGCGGCGGACGCTGA
- the ilvD gene encoding dihydroxy-acid dehydratase: MSRPLRSRTSTHGRNMAGARALWRATGMGSEDFGKPIVAIANSYTQFVPGHVHLKDMGDLVASAVQEAGGVAKEFNTIAVDDGIAMGHGGMLYSLPSRDLIADSVEYMVNAHCADALVCISNCDKITPGMLNAALRLNIPVVFVSGGPMEAGKAIVADGVAKTSLNLVNAINYSADENVSDEALAQVEENACPTCGSCSGMFTANSMNCLTEALGLSLPGNGSVLATHAARKELFLNAGRTVVELAKRYYDDEDDSAAPRHIATKAAFRNAMALDVAMGGSTNTVLHVLAAAQEGEVDFDLTDIEEISRNVPCLSKVAPNHPDYHMEDVHRAGGIPALLGELDRAGLLEREVTSVHTPTLTQWLADWDIRGGSATEKAIELFHAAPGGVRTTQAFSTSNRWESLDVDAAGGCIRDLAHAYTVEGGLAVLRGNLAEDGAVFKTAGVDPDVFHFVGKALVCESQDEAVEKILTKQVQPGHVVVVRYEGPAGGPGMQEMLYPTSFIKGRGLGKVCALITDGRFSGGSSGISVGHISPEAAAGGLIGLVEDGDEIEIDVDSRAIRLNVPEQVLADRRAKMEASEHPWQPVERDRYVSPALRAYAAMATSADRGAVRDLSRVRG, encoded by the coding sequence ATGAGTCGTCCGCTGCGTTCGCGCACCTCCACCCACGGCCGCAACATGGCCGGCGCCCGGGCGCTGTGGCGCGCCACCGGGATGGGCTCGGAAGACTTCGGCAAACCGATCGTCGCGATCGCTAACTCCTACACCCAGTTCGTCCCGGGTCACGTCCACCTCAAGGACATGGGCGATCTGGTGGCTTCCGCCGTACAGGAGGCCGGGGGAGTGGCGAAGGAGTTCAACACCATCGCCGTCGACGACGGCATCGCGATGGGCCACGGGGGGATGCTGTACTCCCTGCCCAGCCGCGATCTGATCGCGGACTCGGTGGAGTACATGGTGAACGCGCACTGCGCCGATGCGCTGGTGTGCATCTCCAACTGCGACAAGATCACCCCCGGCATGCTCAACGCGGCGCTGCGGCTGAACATCCCGGTGGTCTTCGTCTCCGGCGGCCCGATGGAGGCCGGTAAGGCGATCGTGGCCGACGGCGTCGCGAAGACCAGCCTCAACCTGGTCAACGCGATCAACTATTCCGCCGACGAGAACGTCTCCGACGAGGCCCTGGCCCAGGTGGAGGAGAACGCCTGTCCGACCTGCGGGTCCTGCTCGGGCATGTTCACCGCGAACTCCATGAACTGTCTCACCGAGGCGCTCGGACTCTCGCTGCCGGGCAACGGTTCGGTGCTCGCCACCCACGCCGCCCGGAAGGAACTCTTCCTGAACGCCGGGCGCACCGTCGTCGAGCTGGCGAAGCGCTACTACGACGACGAGGACGATTCGGCGGCCCCGCGTCACATCGCCACCAAGGCCGCCTTCCGCAACGCGATGGCGCTGGACGTGGCCATGGGCGGATCCACGAACACGGTGCTGCACGTGCTCGCCGCAGCCCAGGAGGGCGAGGTCGACTTCGACCTGACCGACATCGAGGAGATCAGCCGGAACGTCCCGTGCCTGTCGAAGGTGGCGCCGAATCACCCCGATTACCACATGGAGGATGTCCATCGGGCGGGCGGGATTCCCGCGCTGCTGGGTGAGCTGGACCGTGCCGGGCTGCTGGAGCGCGAGGTGACCAGCGTGCACACCCCGACGCTGACGCAGTGGCTCGCCGACTGGGACATCCGCGGTGGGAGCGCGACGGAGAAGGCCATCGAGCTGTTCCATGCCGCCCCGGGCGGGGTGCGCACCACCCAGGCGTTCTCGACCTCGAACCGGTGGGAGTCGCTCGATGTCGACGCCGCGGGGGGCTGCATCCGCGACCTCGCGCACGCCTACACCGTCGAGGGTGGGCTGGCGGTGCTGCGCGGCAACCTCGCTGAGGACGGGGCCGTCTTCAAGACGGCTGGCGTCGACCCGGACGTCTTCCACTTCGTGGGCAAGGCGCTGGTCTGCGAGTCCCAGGACGAGGCCGTCGAGAAGATCCTCACCAAGCAGGTCCAGCCCGGGCACGTCGTCGTCGTGCGCTACGAGGGCCCGGCGGGCGGTCCTGGTATGCAGGAGATGCTCTACCCGACGTCGTTCATCAAGGGCCGCGGGTTGGGCAAGGTGTGCGCGCTGATCACCGACGGTCGCTTCTCCGGGGGCTCGTCCGGGATCTCGGTGGGCCACATCTCCCCGGAGGCCGCCGCGGGCGGGCTGATCGGGCTGGTCGAGGACGGTGACGAGATCGAGATCGACGTCGACTCCCGCGCGATCAGGCTGAACGTGCCCGAGCAGGTGCTCGCCGACCGCCGCGCCAAGATGGAGGCCTCCGAGCATCCGTGGCAGCCGGTGGAGCGCGATCGCTACGTCTCCCCGGCGCTGCGCGCGTACGCCGCGATGGCCACCTCGGCCGATCGTGGGGCCGTGCGGGATCTGTCTAGAGTGAGGGGATGA
- a CDS encoding GNAT family N-acetyltransferase: protein MDVSWTPPVLTGEMVTLRAIRAEDADPLHDGLTDPEGRRMAGLTREFSRDEVSRWAAGAAEREGRFDWATTVDGEQMLGRISLEHVDPVARHAEVRSLTLPGHRGRGYGREAIMLVLDFAFGTDPGLGLHRVGLEVLSINPRAAALYQSLGFVPEGRRREVLADGERFADALVMSMLEDEYPRAKATWA from the coding sequence ATGGACGTGAGCTGGACCCCGCCGGTACTGACCGGGGAGATGGTCACGCTGCGGGCGATCCGTGCCGAGGACGCCGACCCGCTCCACGACGGGCTGACCGACCCCGAGGGGCGTCGGATGGCCGGTCTCACGCGGGAGTTCAGCCGGGACGAGGTCTCCCGGTGGGCCGCCGGCGCCGCCGAGCGGGAGGGCCGGTTCGACTGGGCCACGACCGTCGACGGCGAGCAGATGCTGGGCCGCATCAGCCTCGAACATGTCGATCCGGTGGCCCGCCACGCCGAGGTCCGCTCGCTCACCCTGCCCGGCCACCGCGGCCGCGGGTACGGGCGCGAGGCGATCATGCTGGTGCTCGACTTCGCGTTCGGGACGGATCCGGGGCTGGGGCTGCACCGGGTCGGGCTGGAGGTGCTGAGCATCAACCCCCGCGCTGCCGCGCTCTACCAGAGTCTCGGGTTCGTCCCCGAAGGTCGCCGGCGGGAGGTGCTCGCCGACGGCGAGCGGTTCGCGGACGCACTGGTCATGAGCATGCTGGAGGACGAGTACCCCCGCGCCAAGGCGACCTGGGCGTGA
- a CDS encoding DUF4097 family beta strand repeat-containing protein — protein sequence MTSRERTFPVDGPIRLLVRMRSSDISVTVTETDAATVTFTGNPDLAARVRVELVDGRLEIEAPLARTGFFTSFGGAKMGVAVTIPARTDAVLETGSGSIRTTGDLGAVEATCGSGDVAVGTAASVRATTGSGAITLTEADEARLRTGSGRITAEAVRTIEASSGSGDVIVGTLGEWAALKSGSGNHLVRHVAHGEITAKTASGDIAVGVARGTAAMLDCSTVSGTVRSELEPGDAPEEGAETVALRLRSVSGKVSVRRA from the coding sequence ATGACCTCGCGCGAGCGCACCTTCCCCGTCGACGGCCCGATCCGGCTGCTGGTGCGCATGCGTTCCAGCGACATCAGCGTGACGGTGACCGAGACCGACGCCGCGACCGTGACGTTCACCGGCAACCCCGATCTCGCCGCCCGCGTCCGGGTGGAGCTCGTCGACGGCCGGCTCGAGATCGAGGCGCCCCTCGCCCGGACCGGCTTCTTCACCTCCTTCGGCGGAGCGAAGATGGGCGTTGCGGTGACGATCCCGGCCCGGACCGACGCCGTGCTGGAGACCGGTTCAGGCAGCATCCGCACCACCGGTGACTTGGGGGCCGTCGAGGCCACCTGTGGCTCCGGTGACGTCGCGGTGGGAACCGCCGCCAGCGTGCGGGCGACCACCGGCTCCGGGGCCATCACGCTCACCGAGGCGGACGAGGCCCGGCTGCGGACCGGCTCGGGCAGGATCACCGCCGAGGCAGTCCGCACGATCGAGGCCTCCTCCGGATCCGGTGACGTCATCGTCGGCACGCTCGGGGAGTGGGCCGCTCTCAAGAGCGGCTCGGGTAACCACCTCGTGCGCCACGTGGCGCACGGGGAGATCACGGCCAAGACCGCCTCCGGTGATATCGCCGTCGGTGTCGCCCGTGGCACGGCGGCCATGCTGGACTGCTCCACGGTCTCGGGCACGGTGCGCAGTGAGCTCGAACCCGGCGACGCCCCCGAGGAGGGCGCCGAGACGGTCGCGCTGCGGCTGCGCTCGGTGAGCGGGAAGGTCAGCGTCCGCCGCGCCTGA
- the gatA gene encoding Asp-tRNA(Asn)/Glu-tRNA(Gln) amidotransferase subunit GatA, which translates to MTDLTRLTAADLVSRLRSGEVTSVEATQAHLDRIAAVDGPVHAFLHVNATEALATAAEVDARRAAGEDLHELAGVPIAVKDVVVTKDQVTTAGSKILEGWIPPYDATLVEKLRAAGMPILGKTNMDEFAMGSSTEHSAYGPTRNPWDLERIPGGSGGGSAAAVAAYEAPLAIGTDTGGSIRQPAAVTGTVGVKPTYGSVSRYGLIALASSLDQAGPCSRTVLDSALLHDVIGGHDPRDSTSLPEPAPNYADAARAGAAGDLTGVRVGVVRELGGEGYQPGVRASFEASLDQLRQAGAEVVEVSCPSFSAALAAYYLILPSEASSNLAKFDGMRFGLRVLPDEGPVTAERVMAATRGAGFGAEVKRRIILGTYALSAGYYDAYYGSAQKVRTLIQRDFAAAFETADVLVSPTAPTTAFRFGEKVDDPMAMYLNDVATIPANLAGIPGLSLPSGLSDDGLPVGFQILAPAREDARLYRVGAALETRLLAGSGAPVLAHAPDLTPATTAEVTR; encoded by the coding sequence GTGACGGACCTGACCCGCCTGACCGCCGCCGACCTCGTCTCCCGCCTGCGCTCGGGCGAGGTGACCAGCGTGGAGGCCACCCAGGCGCACCTGGACCGCATCGCTGCCGTCGACGGCCCCGTGCACGCCTTTCTGCACGTCAACGCCACCGAGGCGCTCGCCACCGCCGCGGAGGTGGACGCGCGCCGCGCCGCCGGCGAGGACCTGCACGAGCTCGCGGGCGTGCCGATCGCCGTCAAGGACGTCGTGGTCACCAAGGACCAGGTGACCACCGCCGGATCGAAGATCCTCGAGGGCTGGATCCCGCCGTACGACGCCACCCTGGTGGAGAAGCTGCGCGCGGCCGGGATGCCGATCCTGGGCAAGACCAACATGGACGAGTTCGCGATGGGCTCCAGCACCGAGCACTCGGCGTACGGTCCCACCCGCAACCCGTGGGACCTCGAGCGCATCCCGGGTGGCTCCGGCGGAGGCTCCGCAGCCGCGGTGGCCGCCTACGAAGCGCCACTGGCGATCGGGACCGACACCGGCGGCTCGATCCGTCAGCCCGCCGCCGTCACCGGCACCGTGGGCGTCAAGCCCACCTACGGCTCGGTCTCGCGCTACGGCCTGATCGCCCTCGCCTCCAGCCTCGACCAGGCCGGACCGTGCTCGCGGACCGTGCTCGACTCCGCGCTGCTGCACGACGTCATCGGCGGGCACGACCCGCGCGACTCCACCTCGCTGCCCGAGCCGGCGCCCAACTACGCCGACGCCGCCCGCGCCGGCGCCGCCGGTGACCTGACGGGGGTGCGCGTGGGCGTGGTGCGCGAGCTCGGGGGCGAGGGCTACCAGCCCGGCGTGCGCGCCAGCTTCGAGGCGAGCCTGGACCAGCTGCGGCAGGCCGGCGCCGAGGTGGTGGAGGTCTCCTGCCCCAGTTTCTCCGCTGCGCTGGCGGCCTACTACCTGATCCTGCCCTCGGAGGCCTCGAGCAACCTGGCCAAGTTCGACGGGATGCGGTTCGGCCTGCGGGTGCTGCCGGACGAGGGGCCGGTGACCGCCGAGCGCGTCATGGCCGCCACCCGCGGCGCGGGCTTCGGCGCCGAGGTCAAGCGCCGCATCATCCTGGGCACCTACGCCCTCTCGGCCGGCTACTACGACGCCTACTACGGCTCGGCGCAGAAGGTCCGCACCCTCATCCAGCGTGACTTCGCGGCCGCCTTCGAGACCGCCGACGTGCTGGTCTCCCCGACCGCTCCGACCACGGCGTTCCGGTTCGGGGAGAAGGTGGACGACCCGATGGCGATGTACCTCAACGACGTCGCCACCATCCCCGCCAACCTCGCCGGTATCCCTGGCCTGTCGTTGCCGAGCGGGCTCTCCGACGATGGCCTCCCGGTGGGCTTCCAGATCCTGGCACCCGCGCGCGAGGACGCCCGGCTCTACCGGGTCGGGGCCGCCCTCGAGACGCGTCTGCTCGCCGGGTCCGGTGCACCCGTGCTCGCGCACGCACCGGATCTCACTCCCGCCACGACCGCAGAGGTGACCCGATGA
- a CDS encoding glycerate kinase encodes MRILLAPDSFKGSLSAAQVAGHLAAGIHRVDPAAEVVQIPIADGGEGTVAAALAAGYAPVEVKVTGALGAPVAATYARRGSHAVVEMASAAGLDQVPPDAGSARTAGTEGVGELIRHALDHGATEVLLGLGGSATTDGGAGLARALGVGLRDGSGALLARGGAALADLARVDLSGLDPRVSRLRVVLAADVTSPLLGEQGAAAVFGPQKGADAATVADLESGLTRWVEVLVETGAPRAREIAGAGGAGAAGGLGYGAMVLLGATRRSGIEAVLEMVGFAEQLRGADLVITGEGSMDSQSLAGKAPVGVAAAARAAGVPVVAVVGRCTVEEGTARAHGIDAVHALLDLEPDVQRCLAHAGELVERAVGLALAPTVGG; translated from the coding sequence GTGAGGATCCTGCTGGCGCCCGACTCCTTCAAGGGGTCGCTGAGCGCCGCGCAGGTGGCCGGTCACCTGGCCGCCGGGATCCACCGCGTGGACCCTGCCGCCGAGGTGGTGCAGATACCGATCGCGGACGGCGGGGAAGGCACCGTGGCCGCGGCGCTCGCCGCGGGCTACGCCCCCGTCGAGGTGAAGGTGACGGGCGCCCTGGGCGCTCCGGTGGCGGCGACCTATGCGCGCCGGGGGAGTCACGCCGTCGTGGAGATGGCCTCGGCTGCGGGCCTGGACCAGGTGCCGCCGGATGCCGGCAGTGCCCGCACGGCCGGTACCGAGGGGGTGGGCGAGCTCATCCGGCACGCCCTGGACCACGGTGCCACCGAGGTGTTGCTCGGGCTCGGGGGAAGTGCCACCACCGACGGCGGAGCCGGCCTGGCGAGGGCGTTGGGAGTCGGCTTGCGGGATGGCTCGGGCGCACTGCTCGCCCGGGGAGGCGCGGCCCTGGCGGACCTGGCACGGGTGGACCTGAGCGGACTGGATCCGCGCGTGAGCCGACTGCGGGTAGTCCTCGCAGCTGACGTGACCTCGCCGTTGCTCGGTGAGCAGGGTGCGGCCGCGGTGTTCGGGCCGCAGAAGGGCGCCGATGCTGCCACGGTGGCTGACCTGGAGTCAGGGCTCACGCGCTGGGTGGAGGTGCTGGTGGAGACCGGCGCTCCGCGGGCGCGGGAGATCGCGGGCGCCGGCGGTGCAGGCGCCGCCGGCGGGCTGGGTTATGGCGCGATGGTCCTGCTCGGGGCCACCCGTCGCTCCGGCATCGAGGCAGTGCTCGAGATGGTGGGCTTCGCCGAGCAGCTCCGTGGTGCGGACCTGGTGATCACGGGGGAAGGGAGCATGGACTCCCAGTCCCTGGCCGGGAAGGCGCCGGTGGGCGTGGCCGCAGCAGCCCGGGCGGCGGGGGTGCCGGTGGTGGCCGTGGTGGGCCGGTGCACGGTCGAGGAGGGGACGGCCCGGGCTCACGGTATCGATGCCGTCCATGCCTTGCTGGATCTGGAACCGGATGTGCAGCGCTGCCTCGCGCATGCCGGGGAGCTGGTCGAGCGCGCCGTCGGCCTTGCCCTCGCTCCTACGGTGGGCGGATGA
- the ilvD gene encoding dihydroxy-acid dehydratase, producing MSDISDTSDSPDIKPRSRAVTDGLSATASRGMLRAVGMGDEDWVKPQIGIASSWNEITPCNLSLDRLAQGAKEGVHAGGGYPLQFGTISVSDGISMGHEGMHFSLVSREVIADSVETVMMAERLDGSVLLAGCDKSLPGMLMAAARLDLSSVFLYAGSIMPGWVKLSDGTEKDVTLIDAFEAVGACQRGRMSAEDVDRIERAICPGEGACGGMYTANTMASVAEAMGMSLPGSAAPPSADRRRDNFAHRSGEAVVEMLRRGITTRDIMTKEAFENAIAVVMAFGGSTNAVLHLLAIANEAEVELTLADFDRVASKVPHLGDLKPFGRYVMNDVDRIGGVPVVMKALLDAGLLHGDCLTVTGRTVAENLADIAPPDPDGKILRALDNPIHPTGGITILHGSLAPEGAVVKSAGFDESVFQGTARVFEREQAALAALEDGTITDGDVVVIRHEGPKGGPGMREMLAITGAIKGAGLGKSVLLLTDGRFSGGTTGLCVGHVAPEAVDGGPVAFVRDGDPIRLDVANKTLDLLVDEPELERRRAEGVEPVPHGFHRGVLAKYSKLVGTASKGAVLG from the coding sequence ATGAGCGACATCTCGGACACCTCGGACAGCCCGGACATCAAGCCCCGCAGCCGCGCCGTCACCGACGGGCTCTCGGCGACCGCCTCCCGCGGGATGCTGCGCGCGGTGGGCATGGGCGACGAGGACTGGGTCAAGCCGCAGATCGGGATCGCCAGCTCGTGGAACGAGATCACCCCGTGCAACCTCTCCCTGGACCGGCTCGCGCAGGGCGCGAAGGAGGGCGTGCACGCCGGCGGCGGTTACCCGCTGCAGTTCGGCACCATCTCGGTCTCGGACGGGATCTCGATGGGGCATGAGGGGATGCACTTCTCCCTCGTCTCCCGCGAAGTGATCGCCGACAGCGTCGAGACCGTGATGATGGCCGAGCGGCTCGACGGGTCCGTGCTGCTGGCCGGCTGCGACAAGTCGCTGCCCGGGATGCTCATGGCCGCCGCCCGGCTGGACCTGTCCAGCGTGTTCCTCTACGCCGGCTCGATCATGCCCGGTTGGGTCAAGCTCTCCGACGGTACCGAGAAGGACGTCACCCTCATCGACGCCTTCGAGGCGGTGGGGGCGTGCCAGCGCGGCCGGATGTCGGCCGAGGATGTCGACCGCATCGAGCGGGCCATCTGCCCCGGCGAGGGAGCTTGCGGCGGGATGTACACCGCGAACACGATGGCCTCGGTGGCCGAGGCGATGGGGATGTCGCTGCCCGGCTCGGCCGCACCACCCTCGGCCGACCGGCGCCGGGACAACTTCGCCCACCGCTCCGGTGAGGCCGTGGTGGAGATGCTGCGTCGGGGGATCACGACGCGCGACATCATGACCAAGGAGGCGTTCGAGAACGCCATCGCCGTGGTGATGGCCTTCGGCGGCTCCACCAACGCCGTGCTGCACCTGCTCGCCATCGCCAACGAGGCCGAGGTCGAGCTGACGCTCGCCGACTTCGACCGCGTGGCCTCGAAGGTGCCGCACCTGGGAGACCTCAAGCCGTTCGGCCGGTACGTCATGAACGACGTCGACCGGATCGGCGGGGTGCCGGTGGTCATGAAGGCGCTGCTGGACGCCGGCCTGCTGCACGGGGACTGCCTGACGGTGACCGGGCGGACGGTGGCCGAGAACCTCGCCGACATCGCCCCGCCGGACCCGGACGGGAAGATCCTGCGGGCGCTGGACAACCCGATCCACCCCACCGGGGGGATCACGATCCTGCACGGCTCCCTCGCCCCCGAGGGGGCGGTGGTCAAGTCCGCCGGGTTCGACGAGTCGGTCTTCCAGGGCACGGCCCGGGTGTTCGAGCGGGAGCAGGCGGCACTGGCCGCCCTGGAGGACGGCACGATCACCGACGGCGATGTCGTCGTGATCCGGCACGAGGGCCCCAAGGGCGGGCCGGGGATGCGCGAGATGCTGGCGATCACCGGCGCGATCAAGGGCGCCGGGCTGGGCAAGTCCGTGCTGCTGCTCACCGATGGCCGGTTCTCCGGTGGGACCACCGGCCTGTGCGTGGGGCACGTGGCACCCGAGGCCGTCGACGGCGGCCCGGTGGCCTTCGTCCGCGACGGTGACCCGATCCGCCTCGACGTGGCGAACAAGACGCTGGACCTGCTGGTCGACGAACCGGAGCTGGAGCGCCGCCGGGCCGAGGGTGTGGAGCCGGTGCCGCACGGCTTCCACCGGGGTGTGCTCGCCAAGTACTCCAAGCTCGTGGGCACGGCGTCGAAGGGTGCGGTGCTGGGATGA
- a CDS encoding toxin-antitoxin system HicB family antitoxin produces MELNGYLASLQQALDNAAQSSAPEVREASERLAQTLEPALRLTLMELASDVAADVTLRLDGVVVDVRLRGGGPEIVVEQQPSAEPPPAPPTPPDPPEDDGSTTRITLRVPDSLKSRVDAAASRDGVSVNSWLVRAVQHALTGPATDTTARFPGRRMTGWVR; encoded by the coding sequence ATGGAACTCAACGGCTATCTGGCTTCGCTGCAGCAGGCGCTCGACAATGCTGCGCAGTCGTCCGCCCCGGAGGTGCGCGAGGCGTCGGAGCGGCTCGCGCAGACGCTGGAGCCGGCCCTTCGCCTGACCCTCATGGAGCTGGCCTCCGACGTCGCGGCTGACGTCACGCTGCGTCTGGATGGCGTCGTCGTGGACGTCCGGCTTCGTGGCGGTGGCCCGGAGATCGTGGTCGAGCAGCAACCCTCGGCCGAGCCGCCGCCGGCCCCGCCCACCCCTCCCGACCCGCCGGAGGATGACGGCTCCACCACCCGCATCACGCTACGGGTTCCCGACTCGCTGAAGTCCCGCGTCGACGCAGCCGCCTCCCGCGACGGCGTCAGCGTCAACTCCTGGTTGGTGCGCGCCGTCCAGCACGCCCTGACCGGTCCCGCCACCGACACCACTGCCCGCTTCCCCGGCCGGCGTATGACCGGCTGGGTCCGTTGA
- a CDS encoding aromatic ring-opening dioxygenase LigA — MTTSTRSGSFIKAVGITSFVLGLIFVLAGVGTWAMVSSQLADEEITVAEDARWFGGSQVRGPLTAFAQADIINTHALHATEGRTYAELGAAMQGVDPESEEHAELSAQRQTVMNASFLRASLFTSVVAFGVAALVIGLGTVLALTGVAIRRLATLTR; from the coding sequence ATGACCACCTCGACCCGCAGCGGTTCCTTCATCAAGGCTGTCGGCATCACCTCGTTCGTGCTCGGCCTGATCTTCGTCCTCGCCGGGGTGGGCACCTGGGCGATGGTCTCGAGCCAGCTCGCCGACGAGGAGATCACGGTGGCCGAGGATGCCCGGTGGTTCGGTGGTTCGCAGGTGCGCGGACCCCTCACCGCCTTCGCCCAGGCCGACATCATCAACACCCACGCGCTGCACGCGACCGAGGGGCGCACCTACGCCGAGCTCGGGGCCGCCATGCAGGGGGTGGACCCGGAGTCGGAGGAGCACGCCGAGCTCTCCGCCCAGCGGCAGACGGTGATGAACGCCTCGTTCCTGCGGGCCTCACTGTTCACCTCGGTGGTCGCCTTCGGCGTGGCGGCGCTGGTGATCGGGCTCGGCACCGTGCTGGCCCTGACCGGAGTAGCGATCCGGCGGCTGGCTACCCTGACCAGGTGA
- the gatB gene encoding Asp-tRNA(Asn)/Glu-tRNA(Gln) amidotransferase subunit GatB produces MTTLVDYDDAIARFDPVLGIEVHVELGTATKMFDDAPAHFGAQPNSAVTPVSLGLPGALPVVNGTAVEYAIRIGLALNCQIAEYCRFARKNYFYPDVPKNFQTSQYDEPIAFEGYLDVELEDGEIFRVEIERAHMEEDAGKNTHIGATGRLQGAEYSLVDYNRAGIPLVEIVTKPITGAGARAPEVARAYVSALRDIFRTLGVSEARMERGNVRADVNLSLRPSPDSPLGTRTETKNVNSFRSIERAVRYEVSRQAAVLDAGGTVVQETRHFHETDGSTSAGRIKSDADDYRYFPEPDLVPLAPSREWVEEIRASLPELPALRRRRLVTEWGFAEEEMRDVVNAGALDLIEATVAAGAAPAAARKWWMGELSRIAKTGGVELADLAVTPQSVAELQALVDSGRVNDKLARQVLEGVLAGEGTPEEVVAARGLEVVSDDGPLLEAIDATLADQPDIAEKIRSGNLGPMGVIIGAVMKATRGQADAGRVRELVQERLS; encoded by the coding sequence ATGACCACGCTGGTCGACTACGACGACGCGATCGCCCGCTTCGACCCCGTCCTCGGCATCGAGGTGCACGTCGAGCTGGGCACCGCCACGAAGATGTTCGACGACGCCCCGGCCCACTTCGGCGCCCAGCCGAACAGCGCCGTGACCCCGGTCTCCCTGGGGCTGCCCGGCGCCCTGCCGGTGGTCAACGGCACGGCCGTGGAGTACGCGATTCGGATCGGCCTGGCGCTGAACTGCCAGATCGCCGAGTACTGCCGGTTCGCCCGGAAGAACTACTTCTACCCCGACGTGCCGAAGAACTTCCAGACCTCCCAGTACGACGAGCCGATCGCCTTCGAGGGCTATCTCGACGTCGAGCTCGAGGACGGGGAGATCTTCCGGGTGGAGATCGAGCGCGCCCACATGGAGGAGGACGCCGGCAAGAACACCCACATCGGTGCCACCGGGCGGCTGCAGGGGGCCGAATACTCCCTGGTGGACTACAACCGGGCCGGGATCCCGCTGGTGGAGATCGTCACCAAGCCGATCACCGGGGCCGGCGCTCGCGCTCCGGAGGTGGCCCGCGCCTACGTCTCGGCGCTCCGGGACATCTTCCGCACCCTCGGCGTCTCCGAGGCCCGGATGGAGCGCGGCAACGTCCGTGCGGACGTGAACCTCTCCCTGCGTCCGAGCCCGGACTCGCCGCTCGGGACCCGCACCGAGACCAAGAATGTCAACTCCTTCCGCTCCATCGAACGCGCGGTGCGCTACGAGGTCTCCCGGCAGGCCGCCGTCCTGGACGCCGGTGGCACGGTCGTGCAGGAGACCCGCCACTTCCATGAGACCGACGGCAGCACCTCCGCGGGACGCATCAAGTCCGACGCGGACGACTACCGCTACTTCCCCGAGCCCGATCTCGTGCCGCTGGCACCCTCGCGGGAATGGGTGGAGGAGATCCGGGCGAGCCTGCCGGAGCTGCCGGCCCTGCGCCGTCGGCGGCTGGTGACCGAGTGGGGCTTCGCCGAGGAGGAGATGCGCGACGTGGTCAACGCGGGCGCGCTCGACCTGATCGAAGCCACCGTGGCCGCGGGCGCCGCTCCCGCCGCCGCCCGCAAGTGGTGGATGGGTGAGCTCTCCCGCATCGCCAAGACCGGCGGGGTCGAGCTCGCCGACCTCGCGGTCACCCCGCAATCGGTCGCCGAGCTGCAGGCACTGGTCGACTCCGGCCGGGTCAACGACAAGCTCGCCCGGCAGGTGCTCGAAGGAGTGCTCGCCGGTGAGGGGACACCGGAGGAGGTCGTCGCCGCTCGCGGCCTGGAGGTGGTCTCCGACGACGGCCCGCTGCTGGAGGCCATCGACGCCACCCTCGCCGATCAGCCCGACATCGCCGAGAAGATCCGCTCCGGCAACCTGGGCCCGATGGGTGTCATCATCGGCGCGGTCATGAAGGCCACCCGCGGGCAGGCCGACGCCGGCCGGGTACGGGAGCTGGTGCAGGAGCGCCTCTCCTGA